One stretch of Tistrella mobilis DNA includes these proteins:
- a CDS encoding AMP-binding protein yields the protein MTRTDVSAATPSPTDQPATDQLAADLTAAHPRVIDLVARGARLNPEGVALVHLPTPDHPGMAPVTHDRMMGLVATAAARFRAAGLEPGDAVAILLPSCPALMVSLWAAMWAGVAQPLNLLFTREAIAAQLTAAKARLLIVPPEGAPAGLYEKVAGLEAEIPGLRIMTAPIDGSVALDGEALAPDPDWRTRLDEGRVAADPDRVAALYPTGGTTGAPKLARLTERSMVASALGSMLSIDYRRDDRLLAGLPLFHVGGAFVGALAAAAAGAGMWFPTIAGFRNPAVVAAFWQMVARHRITLGALVPTSLGAVAGTPTDGADLSSLRLVLTGASTCPPEVVKRFLAAWGGDAVRQVYGMTEFSGAIAQVHHDVMPDGAAVGLPLAQVEVAVLADGVLHRTAPTPAGELLARGPQVFAGYMDPRQTEAAFYDGWLRTGDICRIAESGQLHITGRIKDLIIRSGHNIDPLILEDAALAHPGVAMAAAVGLPDAYAGEVPMLFVVPAAGADLADLAGFMETRITEPPARPRRIEALADMPVTPVGKIFKPRLRELAAETAARALLAAIDPAATEAVSAATDGTHGLHLRLDLPPDWPAAGAARIRAALGELPLPVVEGG from the coding sequence ATGACCCGGACCGACGTTTCCGCCGCCACGCCCAGCCCCACCGATCAGCCGGCAACCGACCAGCTGGCCGCCGACCTGACCGCCGCCCATCCGCGGGTGATCGATCTGGTCGCGCGCGGTGCCCGCCTGAACCCCGAGGGCGTGGCGCTGGTTCATCTGCCGACCCCCGATCATCCGGGCATGGCGCCCGTCACCCATGACCGGATGATGGGTCTGGTGGCAACCGCCGCCGCCCGCTTCCGCGCCGCCGGCCTGGAGCCGGGCGATGCGGTCGCGATCCTGTTGCCCAGCTGCCCGGCGCTGATGGTGTCGCTGTGGGCCGCGATGTGGGCGGGGGTGGCACAGCCGCTCAATCTGCTCTTCACCCGCGAGGCCATCGCCGCCCAGCTGACGGCGGCGAAGGCCAGGCTGTTGATCGTGCCGCCCGAAGGCGCGCCGGCGGGGCTGTATGAAAAGGTCGCGGGGCTGGAGGCCGAGATCCCCGGCCTGCGGATCATGACCGCGCCCATCGACGGCAGCGTGGCGCTGGATGGCGAGGCGCTGGCGCCCGATCCCGACTGGCGCACCCGGCTCGACGAGGGGCGCGTCGCGGCCGATCCCGACCGGGTGGCGGCGCTCTACCCCACCGGCGGCACCACCGGCGCGCCCAAGCTCGCCCGGTTGACCGAGCGCAGCATGGTCGCCTCGGCCCTGGGCTCCATGCTGTCGATCGACTATCGCCGGGATGACCGGCTGCTGGCGGGGCTGCCCCTGTTTCATGTCGGCGGCGCCTTCGTGGGCGCGCTGGCCGCGGCGGCGGCCGGGGCCGGCATGTGGTTCCCGACCATCGCCGGCTTCCGCAACCCGGCCGTGGTCGCAGCCTTCTGGCAGATGGTCGCCCGCCACCGCATCACCCTGGGCGCGCTGGTGCCGACCAGCCTGGGGGCGGTTGCCGGCACGCCCACGGACGGCGCCGATCTGTCGTCGTTGCGCCTGGTGCTGACCGGCGCCTCCACCTGCCCGCCGGAGGTGGTGAAGCGCTTCCTGGCCGCCTGGGGCGGCGATGCCGTGCGCCAGGTCTATGGCATGACTGAATTTTCCGGCGCCATCGCCCAGGTCCATCACGACGTCATGCCCGACGGCGCCGCGGTCGGTCTGCCGCTGGCCCAGGTGGAGGTGGCGGTTCTGGCCGATGGCGTGCTGCACCGCACGGCACCGACGCCTGCGGGCGAGCTGCTCGCCCGCGGCCCCCAGGTCTTCGCGGGCTATATGGACCCGCGCCAGACCGAGGCCGCCTTTTACGACGGCTGGCTGCGCACCGGCGACATCTGCCGGATCGCAGAGAGCGGCCAGCTGCACATCACCGGCCGGATCAAGGATCTGATCATCCGCAGCGGCCATAATATCGATCCGCTGATCCTGGAGGATGCGGCGCTGGCCCATCCGGGCGTCGCCATGGCGGCGGCGGTGGGCCTGCCCGACGCTTACGCGGGCGAGGTGCCGATGCTGTTCGTGGTGCCGGCCGCGGGCGCGGATCTGGCGGATCTGGCGGGCTTCATGGAAACCCGCATCACCGAGCCGCCGGCCCGGCCCAGGCGGATCGAAGCGCTCGCCGACATGCCGGTGACCCCGGTCGGCAAGATCTTCAAGCCGCGGCTGCGCGAGCTGGCGGCAGAGACCGCCGCCCGCGCGCTGCTTGCCGCGATCGATCCGGCGGCGACGGAGGCGGTGAGCGCCGCCACCGACGGCACCCATGGCCTGCATCTGCGGCTGGATCTGCCACCCGACTGGCCCGCCGCCGGCGCGGCGCGCATCCGCGCCGCGCTGGGGGAATTGCCGCTGCCGGTGGTCGAGGGCGGCTGA